The Punica granatum isolate Tunisia-2019 chromosome 4, ASM765513v2, whole genome shotgun sequence sequence TCTGTCTTTAGCTATGACTTATGGGCTCGGGTCAGATTTAGTTTCTCATGTCATGTAAGTCTTATATCATATAGTTTTCTCTCATGGTATGGCTTCAAAACTTTTACTTGTGTTTTAGATCCAATATCTTCATGTCGCATTTTTGGAAGGAAGGAACTGTTGAGCATACCAGAATAGAATGATTATGAGCAActaaattattttgataaagTACATTGAGCACAGAAAGGgcatatttcattttaaaatcatcagGCTAATTCTCGGGACATGTTCCGATCATTTCCACCTCTGCTATACTTGGGAGGACATGTTTCTATCACTTCCATGTCAGCCTGGGAGTCGTAGCCGGTGTAACAACGTTCCCCTCGGCGTCGTAGATTATGACCCCCGAAAAGTCGGGCAACTGGCACTTCCCGCCCATGAGGATGTTCTTTTGCCACACTGCCTCACCATTAAACACCGTCTCCTCTTCCTCATCGGCAATCTGGCCCTCGACAACCGCATTCTCATTGTGGAGCTCTATTATGGTCACAGGCTCTTCATCGAAGAACCCATAGCACTCGTTCCACTGCTTCCGTCTCCTCGAATGGGATGCGCACATGAAGAGCGCAAAAGCACACAGGAGCACGGTCATTGCCATGAAGCCCATTTGAGCAGCGCTAAACTCGATGCGGGTTAAGGGAACCTGATGACGGGCCATCACGGCCAAGGAACTTCAGCAATAAGCGTGATAAATTGGAGTTGAGATACACAGAAGATAATGATAGTCGATGTATATATAATGGTGTGGGAATGGCTTTGTTGGGGTTAGGAGGATTTGTTGAAGTGAGGTAAGCCGAGTTGACCTCTTGATATGTGGTTTTAGTCACCTGTTGACTTCCAATTATTGTCCCCTTTCTGCTCATACAATAATCACAACATTCTGCTGATTTCTTAGCATTCTTTCTGGTTCCATATAGATTTTATCCTCCGGTTAAGATAGGGGAAGAAACCACAATATGGTAAGTCGAAAATGTTCGCCGACTGATCAGACTTCCTAAAATCACGACCTCAAAACTCAccgaaataattttattaattctttctCGCCACGTTATTGTGATATAGAttcatttaagattttctcgTCTGTTTAAACGGGAATAGATCACATGATTCGGGACAGGTCCATGAGCTTTGTCGTATACTTAGGCCCAATTTTCACATGTACCATTGTGTTAAACTATCAATCAACTTAAGAGCCCAAATCACCAAcgcgagaaaaaaaaatgcatcgTATGATTACTTAATGTATACAATTGAAACGACTAcatcccaattttttttttttttcaagtgtGGTTTTTTGAACAAGGGTTTTTGGGAACGGTTCACATATATGGTTCGTCGAAGAAGTGATAAACCAAGCATCATATACAGAGATATGATGTCCTCCGAATTTGGTACTATCAAATAAATGGAtgtaattattagaaaaagcAGGGATACATTCCTAAAAAGAGACATTCGGCATGCCTAATCAGAGGAAAATGAATTTTCCTAATATACATGGTGTGGTCGGGAATATGTATAGCCAGCCATGATTTTATTGCGTGGAATCGGATTAGGCACAATGATGATGATTTCATAAATTTCCAAGGAAAAGAGAGAGCTCGTgaattgaaggaaaaaaaaaaagggggggaaCTAGGCGCAAATATTagtgttgcgtttggtttcataataagattttaaaatcagattttgattttaaaaaagagtagTATAAGTGAgatccaccctttgactttgtatgagttatgttgttttattgtggaaaaaagtggtataaatgggacccactctttgactttgtatgagttattttgttttgtagtgagtagaattaagttagaattgtgattttaaaataatattttaaaaccaaacaagcccgAAAACTTGGAAGACAAGACCTGCCCAGCCCAGCCCACGAGTTTCTGGGTCAAGCTGAGATCATCAGACAGACATGCATAGATGATCAGGAAAATAAAGCAAAAGTTGTGCCGCGTTGGGAGCTCtccttccttcttccttccgatgatgtatgtatgtatgtatgttcccctttttcttttttccgatttccttttttctttttctctgttttccaGTTTTCTGGTCTCCCCTCCCAAGACCAAACCAATGTTGCGTTGCAGTGCAATTTTTGTCTCTTGGTCTTCTCATTTTCTACGAGTCCAAAGCAAGGCATGACCATGTGAATGAATGCCTTATGGATGATCCACTGTCTTATAGAAGTTCATATGCCCATACCtcatttgtaaaatatatatgagagaCTGAATCGGGAAAAAGTTCAGCATCCGGAGTTAGTTTACAATGGTTCCGGTCTCATGGAGGTGGTTGATTGGGTTCTCGTTTAGATTCGAGCATTGATCTTAAATAAACCAAAATTTATCGTGATATGTACAAGAAGGCACTGGAAACAAGCTGTAGAATGAATTGAATACACGATACACTAGCCTCTATCGATGATCTTAAATATATGGTTATCCTCCTGCGCCGGGAGTATAAACTAGTATGAGCTAAATACTTACGGGGAATAAATATGTCGTAAATCTCCTCTCAATTACCAAAATTGTCCAGATGGAAAGGGAAACTGATTAAGAGGTACGAAGGTTCTACTGATATATCTAGAACTTCTTGATTTCGAGTCGAGGATGACTGCTGTACAAAATGCCTTTCCAACATGGGTCTGTTTGCTGTCTGTTGCTTTTAGCCTGCAACACAATACAAAGGGCCCTCCAACATACATGGCCTCTGACATGTCTAAATAAACCTACGGCACCATCGAGAAAGAGGTTGTAGCGTGGGTATAAATAAATCTACAGCACCATCGAGAAAGAGGGTGTAGCGTGAGTATAGCGTAATGACGTGAGGTTCtaagttcaatttttattGCAGGACTATTTATATCCTTTTAATacctattaaaaattttatttccttgTAATATATTCACGAATTTccttataagaaaaaaaattcaaggcatcattatcaaatattaaatttgattaaaaaagaaaagaaaattgagaaataaaaaatatatgagaagAACTAAGGCAAGGCCTgcagaagaaaatcaattgCATTCCTCCTAATTCTGTACAAAGCCCAATTAGTACATTCAATCTTCTCAAGATGAATCTCTCTCTATTGGGGCATATATAGAAGAAATCTCAATGACCAAATGTCTTTCATTAAACTAAAACAAATTTAAGAAAAcagagataaggaaattaaagacAAGAAAATTGGGGAAACTAACTAAATCTAACACTGACAAGAAGGCTGCTTTATTAAGGGCTGGGAAGAAGTCTTGCCCCACTCTTCGGGTGGGCTGCTCTTCACCTCCATCAGCAGGGCCACCACCTCCTTCATTGTGGGTCGCTCGGCGGGCGACGAGTTCACGCAGAACATCGCTATCCCCAGGGTCTGCAGCATCTCCTGCACAATCTGGTCTGGCAGGCCCTGGAGCTTGGCGTCGAGGATCGACACTGCGGGCTCGAAGCTCCCCATCTTCCTCTTGACCCACTCAACAATGTGGAGCCCGCCCTCCCCCGACGCATGGGATTCCACTGCACTACGCCCGCTCAGGATCTCTAGCAGCACCACCCCGTAGCTGTACACATCGCTCTTCTCCGATATGTTCATCGTGTAGCCATATTCTGAGACATACACGACAAAATGTCAGAAAACTAATGCAGACCGATCTAAAACAATTCGATTCAACCCGAATTATTATGCTCATATATTTACCAAATCAATAACTACGTACTGGAGAAACTAACTCGCTAGgcataaacatatatatatatactggcCTGGAGCAATGTAGCCATAAGACCCAGCCACTCTTGACATGGCATGCCGATAATTAGGAGAGCCCATCAGCTTTGCGAGCCCGAAGTCGGccaaataggcatcaaactttGAGTCCAGGAGTATGTTATTGCACTTAACGTCTCGATGAAGTATGGCAGGCACACAGTCGTGGTGGAGGTAGGCGAGCCCTTGAGCGGATCCCATGGCGATCTTGTACCTCGTCTCCCAGTCCAGGTTTCGGTTAACCTCAAGGAGCTGCTGGAGGTTCCCGTTTGGAATGTAGTTGTAAAGTAAGAGCTTCACGCTCTTATTGGAACAGTAACCAAGCAGTCTCACAATGTTCCGATGCCGAATGTGCCCCAGGATTTGGATCTCAGCTGCGAATGAATCAACGGGTTCCTCTTCACCCCGCTGACTCTTCCAGAGCTTCTTCACTGCAATGATTTCCCCTTGGGGCATCTCGGCCTTATAAACCACCCCCGACCATCCCTTCCCGATCACATTTTGTTCCTGCAGGCATTCCAATATGTTGTCGATCGTGAAGTTGACCTTCTGGAATGGGATGAATGTCCATGGACGCGAGAAGTCTTCAGGCCTCGGTGGGGCACCCAAGGCCCCCAGCGATTTCTCAGGGGCGTACATTTTATTCCGGATGATCAGTATCCACGAGACAAGGATTGCCACTGTGACTGATGCCAAGATCACCGAGACGAGAGCAATAGTCTTTGCAGACTTCAGACCTTTCCTCCCAAACAGGCCCGAAGAACAGGTGACCCCATCCATTGACTGGCAGAGGTTCAGGTTTTGGAGGTATGAGCTCGAGGACAAGGTCCTGAAGAACGGGCTCACAGGTATTGGGCCTGAGAAGTTGTTGTATGACAGGTTCAGCGAGGTGAGGCTTGTAAGATATCTCAGGACCTTGATGTTCCCGCTCAGCGAGTTGTGGGATAAATCGAGCGACTGCAGCTGAGTTAAATCGGAGAATGACTCAGGTATCTGGCCAGTGAACCCATTGTTGCTTAGGTCTAAGCCAATCGCCAAGCTCATAATGGACCCAATCTCAGGCGGGATTTCCCCAGTCAGGCTATTGAAGCTCAGGTCAAGCAATGtcagcttcttcaagttcctAACCGAACTTGGAATTGGACCCGTGAACAGATTATTATTCAGGATCAGCTTGTTCAAGTAACTCACATTCCCAAAGCTCGGCGGAATCGCACCAGTGAAACTGTTATGGCTAAGATCAAGCTGCTCTAAGTTCACAAGCTCACCCAACTGTGATGGAACCTCGCCTGTGATATAATTCTGGTGCACATCAAGCAATTCAAGAACTGTAATGTTTGAGATTTCATAAGGCAAATTACCCGAGAACCAGTTCATGTAGAGATCGAGAAACACGAGGTTCTCTAGCTGCCCAATTTCTCGAGGGATGTGGCCTGAAAGCTGGTTCTCTCCAAGTCTCAACCTGACCAAAGACTGACAATTCGAGACCTTCGGGGACAGCCCACCCGAGAGGGAATTGCCCAACAGCAGGAGCTTGCTTAGCTTCTTGAGGCTGAATATTTCATCCGGGATTGGTCCAGTGAGCTTATTCCTCGAGAGGTCGAGAGCATACAGTTCCGTGCAGTTCCCAAAGGCGCTCGGTATCGTCCCCGACACAGAGTTCCCCCAAAGGAAGAAGCTCTGCAGGGATTTCAGCTCCCCTACTTGAGGTGGGATCGTCCCGCTCAATTGGTTCTTGTCGAGCTGAAGGGCAGTGAGGCTCGTACAGTTACCGAGCCGAGACGGGATTGGGCCCGATAACAAATTATCCGAAAGATGAAGCTGCTCCAGTTGACCCAACTTTCCTAGGTCGCCCGGGATTTCACCGGACAGGTCATTGGCAGAGACATCGAGAACCACAAGGGACGAGCAATTCGAGAGCTCCTTCGGGATTGGACCGGTGAGCGAATTCCCCCACAGGAGAAGGCTAGTGACCTTCTGCAACTTCCCCAACTGGGAAGGTATTGCCCCGGTGAGCTTATTCATGTGGAGGTACAGGTTTGTCAGCTCCCCGCAGGACCCCAGCTCAGGCGGGATTGAGCCCGTGAGGTCGGTATCATACAAAGCCAGAGTCTGGAGGCTGACGAGGTTCCCGAACGAGGGCGGGATAGAGCCCGAGAGGCCCGTGGCAGCTGCCCCAAATGTGGTTAAGTTCGTGAGTAGGCCCAACTGAGGAGGGATCTCCCCGGTGAGAGAAGGGTTGCCTCCCACCCGGAACTGCTGAAGGGAGACTAAGGTGCCGAACTGCGGCGGGATCGACCCGTTGAGGAGATTGTCCTGGAGGCAGAGGAGCTGGAGCGAGGTGAGGTTGGAGAGGTGAGGTGGGATCCTGCCGGAGAGCTTGTTGGAGTTGAGGAAGAGGAACTGGAGGGCAGAGGGGTTGCCAAGCTCCGGAGGGATGGGCCCAGTGAGGGAGTTGGACGAGAGGTCGAGGAGGTGGAGGTTGGAGAGTTGGCCCAATGACGGTGGGATTGCGCCGGAGACGTTGGTGGAGGAGAGGTTGAGGAGTTGCAGAGAGGAGAGGGAAGAGAGGGaaggagggagagaggagaggtTGAGGAAGGTGTTTGGGAGGGAAACAGAGATTACTCTGTTCTGGGCAGAACAGGTGACGCCCCGCCATGAACATGGAGTTGGGGTTGATGGGTCCCATGAGGAGAGCAACGGAGACGAGGTCTTCGAAGGTGGGTCCACCCCagagaggagggagaggagggCTTGCCCATCAGAGGACAGAGAGCCCACAACAATGGCTTCCCGTGCAATGACCCAGaaccagaagaagaagaagcacaGAGGAGGGAAGGGACAAAAATGGCTCCTTTTGGCCATTGATGGGGCTGGGAACGGGCTGCTCCGAGGTGGCTGCTATGGTGGAttagagagaaggagaagtaAAGTGAAGTAAAGCAAAGCAAAAGTCCAAATCTTTAGGTGATAAGCTCCATGGAAAGAGGAAGGAGAGAATTAACTGAAGGACTAAACAAAGAGAGGGAGAGTTTGCTTAGGCTTCACACCAAAACCCAAATGCATGTGAGCAAAATATTCAGCATTCAATGCAAGTCAAAGTGATGGCATGGAGGTTGTAATGGTGGCAATGGCGATTGGTGGGGGCTGTCATGCTCACCGGAAACCGCCTCCGGCAGTGGTGGTTGTAGGCCGTTggtccctctctctctgtcagCTGCTTTTACACTATGTGGCTGTATGCTGGTGCTGAAAAGTGAGAGCTATCGCTCTCTAGCTGATTATTATGCTTTCCTGAAGGATACCATAGCCTCCTGATCAAGAGCTCCGGTTGTTCTACAGAGACAGAAGGATTTGAGCTTTGGGTTTGAAGAACTTatggaagaagaggagaagcagaggagaggagagggggAGTGTGGAAGAAAGACAAAGCTTTGTATTATTATAATGtgatttgtttatttactcaTTCAAACACGAGAAGAACTCAACTTTGTCCCCTGTTTTTCCTGCGCCGATCCTGCTTTATTTTTGCGCTTAATTCCATTTTCTCCTCTCAaggtttttttaaaaaattttatgttatctgtcaatatttttttgagtTAATAGTTACTATTATTTTCTCTacttcatattattttttataatttcttgtCATGTGGAAAAACCTTCTTCAGAGtaagtatatatgtattgaGCAGTGTGgttcaatttttctatttctcaaattaaaaagaatatttaaaaataaaagaacccTTATATGAACATTTTATGCGATTTAGTAGCTTTATtggtaaaaaaatatgtgtatGAGGTCCTTAAgaagaaaaatgcaaaaagttatggagaatttattttcatgtaAAATACTTTTCCCAAAATAAACGGAGTATAAGTCGCAAAAGAATGATTAAGTTATATGAATTCACCATTTGTAAGAAAgcttgttttattttttccggtgaaagaaatatatttttaacttttttttctctttcgaGTTATATGAgatcttttttatttgagcTCGAACATTTATAACACACTATTCCATGAAATAAATGAAGTCGGTAtgcatttaattcaatttagGAAAACAAAAGGATTCCATTTTTGGGCtttaatatgaattatttttgctTTCTCAGCgatatgataataattattatttttattttttgcttcGGCCGATGTAATTAGTTGAAGCCTTCACTCgggaaacaaaaagaaaatgttaaaCCCTTCACACTCATTGGAGTTCTACATTGGATTTTTACACATCTCCAAACAAACAAGTGTTTGTATACAAAGAAGGCTAGGACAAGAACTGAATTAGGGTTTGAGACCTTTAGGGGCAAACAAGGAGGGAGAGAGCAACTCTCACAAGGTTTGTTGATTAATTAGAATTTTTGGGGTACGGATATGATCAAAAATTTCAGAGAAAATTACATCGGGAGAGGTGGTGTGGGGTGTGGGGTGGAGAGGAAAATGGCAGGAGCTCCTTGGGAAGATCAAAATTAGGGCTTTGATGATGATAATAGATAGAGAGTGAGGCGGAGAGCTTAGAAGATTGTGAAAGTTAATAAAGGGCTTCAACAACTTAATAAGTAAACCCCAATTCAATgttcttttccctttcctagctaaatattcaaatacacacacacacacacacacacacatatatatattagttactTTGGTTTATAAATACCTTCTCCATGTTTTGCAAGAACGGATGGCTTcatacttatccaaaaaaattaaatgaataaataaaacgtCGCTTCATAGTATATAAAGATGTGCAACATTCAGCTATCACCTTACTCATGAATCATTCTCAATATCATCTTAGATATATACCCTCAACAATAAGGATGGAATGGGCTTCCATATAGGATACTCTCTCCCACTCAACTTGTTTTTGGTAGACATGAATGAAAGGAAATGGAATAGAATCAATTATTACATggaaaatgattttattttttattgatttgatTATTCCATCCGATTTATACTACCAATTAGACACTTtttatagggaaaaaaaatcaccacACAAATTGACTAGTGAATGAAACTCATTTGTATTTGCTGGACTCATACCCTTTTTCCGAGCTCCTACCAAgcttaatttaaaaaaaaaaaaattacagtgCAAGCTCATGAGTATAATAGGAAATCTGAGCTCATTCTTCTTTACTCCATAGATATACGTTTTGGGAAGTCATTTACTCAACCCATATTTCTACCACATCCttctacatatataatatattttgcaaGTTAAGGTTTTGATGTATGTTTAAtgcatggatatatatatatatacatacatatatgcatataatatagGTATAGGATGGCTAGGGTTTTAAGGTGTGCCCGAAGATAGAGGGAATTTGAATGGAGTATGCGGTTGTTAGCTAGGGTAAAAATTGGCAAGTAAAAAAAGCTTTGTCttcatcttttatttattttactgtGATGGGGGTggtgaaaatataaaagtaattgATAAAAACTTGGGGGAGGGACGGGCATTTGGATATCGAGGAAGAGGATGGTGGGTTGGTTTTGGGAGTGGAGCtgtgcttatatatatatacacacacaaaagaaaaggaaaatttgcaCTGCACAGCCACATGACCTGAatatgagagagagaagaaaggcTTTGGGATTAAATTAGGGCACAGCTTCCGATTTAGGGTTCTTCAGATTTTTTTGACTGCATGCTTAcggatatatagatatatagcaCTTCAGCCGCACGGGATTTGCCCCtttaatcttaatttttttctttaattaaatgcgtatatatatatatatatcatcaagCACCATTTCGAAGAAAACCCTTCACGATATTTATTTAGTAGCTAATTCTACAAGTCTGTGATGATTTTTCCGCGCTTTTATTTTTGATGCAGCAAGAGATCACTGAAGCTGCAGCACTCGTTTTGCTGTTAAAAGAGTGAAATCATGCAGCCATTGCAAGTTCTAGGGAAGGAGAGATATATTATATGTGATACAATAATCTTCCATCGAAATATTCTTCATTCACAAATTGTTTGGAGTGTAGACTTACAATCAAATCCTAAACAAaagtttagatttttttttaagtgctAGAGTTTATCGAGTAGAACGCAAACTTTAAAGGacaaatttcataaatatatatatatatatatgaactttgatccatttttttgtttatagtcaaaactcaaaattgaattgttaaaactgaagtatgattttttaaaattgtattgtttgtggcaaaaaaaaaaactcgtcCACTCTATTCTAATATTTGTATATACTTTTAttgtaaggaaaaaaaaagaagatggagAAGAGGAAGGGACCGTAGGCGGTCACTAGCGGTGACCATAGCGTTGAGTGAATTCACCGGCTGTCTTTAGGGGTTTCAATAACCTCACCGAGGGGCGGTGGTGGACCTCCACCGCCACCTCTAcctcccctttctctctctcttcctgcTAAGGAGGAGGGGGAGACAGGGGGTTGGCCAGTCCCATCATCATCGGACACAACGACTTTGACGAGGTTGTTGGAGCCACTAAAAGCCGTTGGCAATCCCATTGGGAACTTGGTTGGCTGATGGTGGCCCCATGACCGCTTTGTCTCTCCGATACTCTCTGTCCCactaagagagagaaagggagatAGAGGGGGGCGATGGCGCATATTGCCAAAGGCAGAAAGTGAACTTGTTAGAGGCAATGGTGGCCGCCGTAATGACTCCTACTGTCTCCTTCGTCCTcccttttttctaattttttaacttattaattttattcagattagttttattaatttgagattttagaaaaatttgacagaaagaaatgaaaaaaaaatcatcgaaaaataataaattgattttaaaCAATATAAATCTAAATATTCATGTTGAATCTAGGGCacgtttctttctttttttttctataaatagaaaaggcatgcatttttttttgaagtttgTTTGACCTGAAACTATACATACAGTCACGAAATATAAGGATATGATATGTTCGGTAATTGGTTTGGGATCTTTTGAGAAATATGCAAGTCGTCGTGTTGTGGGATTATGGCTAGCTAATATATATCATAGGGAACGACATTTTTTTCAGAGTATGGTAATAAATGATTGAGTACATATAATTATGTGCACACACATTTCGTAAGATTGAAGAGTCAACAGCCCATGCAAAAACCAATGcccattacatatatatatatatatatataatcttttacttccaagcacaaaaaaaaaactgagaaATTAATAGCTAACTTTATGTATTAGTATAATTAGATCAACTCCCCGCTCTTCTTTGCAAAGGATCAAAAAAGTTCTCTAACGTAATAATCTGCTGGCAATTTCTGCACCAAAGTAAGCAAGTCTCATGAAAAATCGAAGATATGGATCTATTAGAGCCAGGGGGGGACATTACCAATCAGATGATGTAGACCGTAGAGTTGTCGATACTCAACCAAATATTAATGAAGCATAAAAGCATATAATAAACACATACTGTAACTTTTTATTCGCAATGTCACGTTAAAATCGTTACTTCTGAATTTTTCTtatagtaaataaaaaaaatgaaagaaattcTCGATAAATTTCCACCGTGAATTGCTAGTAGCATATTCAATATGTACTCGTCATCTCATATTGAAACAAATTCGAAGGAAATATTAAATTGAttacatatatgtatgattgaaTGCCTTTTTTAAATACGGAAAttgtttattatatttttttaagaggAAAAGGCAAGAATAATGAATAGTAGTGTGTTTCAGCGGGGGCGAACATTGGCGTAaaggaggggaggggaggagaCCCTATTTGTCTGATTTCGTACATTAATGCGCCGCGCTGAAGTTCTGCTAATATTCTTCACCAAAAGCATACCATACGTAcgtataattattttatatacacCCCCTATAAtcattgttttcatttttattcctAATTAATTAGGACAGAgtgaattatattaatttcattttatatgaAGATAGCATACACGATACATACGCCTAGAAGGATAACAAGACACGAAGTACCATATACGCCATCGAAATCAATGGTTCTATATTAGAGTAACATACTAACCACTTCAAGTAGCAATGGTTAAACTTCCTCCCACTATTTATTTAGAGGGAATAGCCGttcttattttttcattaCCACGATCCCATAAATCCAATTATAATAGCAAGCGACATTGCattcaaaaatcaattttctctttgatatatattttccacAAATCCTCAGTATCCTAAATTATCATGCATCGGGTTGATTTCAATATTGCAAATTTTCTGTTTCATTATTATCGATTCAAACGATATGAATATAGTTTTCGGGGCATATGGAAATCAGTTTGGATACCGTATTGGTAACGTAAGAATAAGACATATTTTACTTATCAAATGAAATAGACGtatctattattataagtATTTAAAGTAGGCTCTTCGAGCCTGTGCGCTGATGAGCCTCCGTTCGTGTAATGTGAATTTGCCACGTAAGATTTTTTAGTAATTCCTCAACTCCTAGTTGAGTGTCTTTTCATTCatcttctttaatttaataacccattgaaagtaattaataaaaaaattaaagaatgtgAGAGATGagcataattaaatttattagtATTGTAGTGGTAGAAACATAGTTAGTTGTGTCAATTGTTCTGTGTTTGAAACTTTCCatccaatttttcctttttttgttgtactttttttcatattttattattgaaaaaagaCATTTTATAGTGGACTTGATACCATTTAATTTTGCTTACGTGATAACTTATCAGTGGttgcaaattaaaattatttaaaaagtaaaagaaacgagaaattaaaataaaattaattaattaaatcttaaaaaataatgccGGGGGGCTGGATGGTCGCTGAGAGGGGACCGAACCAGGGGCTCCCTATTCGAGGGCCCTGTAAAGTGACACATGTATCATATATCCAATATCTTATATGAATATGGAACTTTTAAGATAAAAGTTGCAAATATGTAACTCCTACTTCTACAAAATGTACAAATTGTCCTATTTTATAATATCGATACACAAAATATGTATTGCTTAATATAAGTATTAATATGGGAAGTTGTATTGGATTTAGCGTTATACcgtatattatttttgaataaatttctatgaaaaataaataaaactatcTATACgaatatattacaaataaatttaaaagtttctaTTATAAAAGGAGTAAcatataacaataataaatttatactcTCAATCGATGTTACATCtactaatatataatactaCATATAAGCCATAAACATAATAAGTCATAgaaacataaatattttattcatttatttatgataaattaacaaaaaaaatcacaaccACCTACGCAAAGCGCAGTCCTCATGTCTAGTTTAATTGTTATTTTAGCTGCACTTAGTTTTTCTTTAGGTGAAATGTGAGAGTAAATGTTCAGTGAGTATTACTCAACCAAATTACgaaagtaattattattttagttGTACTTATTTTGCTTTAGGtgttattttagtttttctttaggTGAAAATATGACAGTGGAGAAGTAGCACTTATTTGTAATACAATTACAAAAGCGGGGTCAGTGTGTCTTGAAACGCCACGTAGAACGGATGAGTGCTTGTATTACATGACATTTTGTGTCAC is a genomic window containing:
- the LOC116204846 gene encoding uncharacterized protein LOC116204846, with product MARHQVPLTRIEFSAAQMGFMAMTVLLCAFALFMCASHSRRRKQWNECYGFFDEEPVTIIELHNENAVVEGQIADEEEETVFNGEAVWQKNILMGGKCQLPDFSGVIIYDAEGNVVTPATTPRLTWK
- the LOC116202335 gene encoding probable LRR receptor-like serine/threonine-protein kinase At1g34110 gives rise to the protein MAKRSHFCPFPPLCFFFFWFWVIAREAIVVGSLSSDGQALLSLLSGVDPPSKTSSPLLSSWDPSTPTPCSWRGVTCSAQNRVISVSLPNTFLNLSSLPPSLSSLSSLQLLNLSSTNVSGAIPPSLGQLSNLHLLDLSSNSLTGPIPPELGNPSALQFLFLNSNKLSGRIPPHLSNLTSLQLLCLQDNLLNGSIPPQFGTLVSLQQFRVGGNPSLTGEIPPQLGLLTNLTTFGAAATGLSGSIPPSFGNLVSLQTLALYDTDLTGSIPPELGSCGELTNLYLHMNKLTGAIPSQLGKLQKVTSLLLWGNSLTGPIPKELSNCSSLVVLDVSANDLSGEIPGDLGKLGQLEQLHLSDNLLSGPIPSRLGNCTSLTALQLDKNQLSGTIPPQVGELKSLQSFFLWGNSVSGTIPSAFGNCTELYALDLSRNKLTGPIPDEIFSLKKLSKLLLLGNSLSGGLSPKVSNCQSLVRLRLGENQLSGHIPREIGQLENLVFLDLYMNWFSGNLPYEISNITVLELLDVHQNYITGEVPSQLGELVNLEQLDLSHNSFTGAIPPSFGNVSYLNKLILNNNLFTGPIPSSVRNLKKLTLLDLSFNSLTGEIPPEIGSIMSLAIGLDLSNNGFTGQIPESFSDLTQLQSLDLSHNSLSGNIKVLRYLTSLTSLNLSYNNFSGPIPVSPFFRTLSSSSYLQNLNLCQSMDGVTCSSGLFGRKGLKSAKTIALVSVILASVTVAILVSWILIIRNKMYAPEKSLGALGAPPRPEDFSRPWTFIPFQKVNFTIDNILECLQEQNVIGKGWSGVVYKAEMPQGEIIAVKKLWKSQRGEEEPVDSFAAEIQILGHIRHRNIVRLLGYCSNKSVKLLLYNYIPNGNLQQLLEVNRNLDWETRYKIAMGSAQGLAYLHHDCVPAILHRDVKCNNILLDSKFDAYLADFGLAKLMGSPNYRHAMSRVAGSYGYIAPEYGYTMNISEKSDVYSYGVVLLEILSGRSAVESHASGEGGLHIVEWVKRKMGSFEPAVSILDAKLQGLPDQIVQEMLQTLGIAMFCVNSSPAERPTMKEVVALLMEVKSSPPEEWGKTSSQPLIKQPSCQC